The Bradyrhizobium barranii subsp. barranii genome segment CGCGCGTCGATCGACGATCCCATCACCAGCATCCGGGCCAATTGTGACGGCTTTGTCACCGTGCTCGAAGCCGGCCGGCGCCATGGTCTGGCGCATCTCGTCTACGCCTCGTCGAGTTCGGTGTATGGCGCCAACCGCACCTTGCCTTATTCGACCGAGCATTCGGTGAACCATCCGGTCAGCCTTTACGCCGCAAGCAAGAAAGCCAACGAGCTGATGGCGCATACCTTTGCGCATGTTCACAAGCTGCCGGTGACCGGGCTTCGCTTCTTCACCGTCTACGGCCCGTGGGGCCGGCCCGACATGGCCGCCTATCTGTTCACGCGCGCGATCTTCGCGAATGAGCCGATCAGGATTTTCAATAAAGGCGACATGTGGCGCGACTTCACCTATGTCGACGACATCGTCGAAGGGGTGATCCGCACCCTCGATCGGCCTGCGGCGCCGAATCTCGCGTGGAATGCCGAGCGGCCGGAAAATTCTTCGAGCTATGCGCCGTATCGCGTCTACAACATCGGCAACAACAGGTCGGTCAACCTGATGGAGTTCGTCGAGACGCTCGAGAAGATCATCGGCAAGCCGGCGATCCGCCAGCTGTTGCCGATGCAGGCCGGCGACGTCCTGGAGACGCGCGCCGACATTTCCGCGCTCCAGCGCGACGTCGGCTTCTCGCCGTCCACGTCGATCGCGGATGGCCTCGGCCGCTTCGTCGAATGGTATCGGAAGTACCACGGCGTCTGATTCCGCGGGCGACGGCACCTGTGTGTCGCCCGGGAATGCCGGCTCTTAAGCCGGTTCTTGCGCTGGTTCTTGCGCTTTTGACCGCCGGCGGCCTTGTCAGCGGGCGCGAACGGTGGTTATCCCGTCCCTCTGAACCTCTTTGACCCCGAACCAGGCGCGGGCCCATGGCTGAGCGGATCGCTCTCATCACCGGCGTGACCGGTCAGGACGGCGCCTATCTCGCCGAATATTTGCTGTCGCTCGGCTATGTCGTGCACGGCGTCAAGCGGCGCTCGTCCTCGTTCAACACCGCGCGCGTCGATCACCTCTACCAGGACCCGCACGTCGGCAACGTGCCGTTCCTGATGCATTACGGCGACATGACGGACTCGACCAATCTGATCCGCCTGGTGCAGCAGATCCGGCCGACCGAGATCTACAATCTCGCCGCCCAGAGCCATGTCGCCGTCAGCTTCGAGAGCCCGGAATACACCGCCAACGCCGACGCCATCGGCGTGCTGCGCCTGCTGGAAGCGGTCCGCATCCTCGGCATGGAGAAGGAGACGCGGTTCTACCAGGCCTCGACCTCCGAGCTCTACGGCCTGGTGCAGGAGATCCCGCAGAAGGAGACCACGCCGTTCTATCCGCGCTCGCCCTACGGCGTTGCAAAACTCTACGGCTACTGGATCACGGTGAACTACCGCGAAGCCTACGGCATGTTCGCCAGCAACGGCATCCTGTTCAACCATGAGAGCCCGATCCGCGGCGAGACCTTTGTGACCCGCAAGATCACCCGCGGCGTCGCGCGTATCGAGGTCGGGCTGGAACAGACGCTCTATCTCGGCAATCTCGAAGCCAAGCGCGACTGGGGTCATGCCAGGGACTATGTCGAGGGCATGCACAGGATCCTGCAGGCCGACAAGCCCGACGACTTTGTGCTCGCCACCGGTGAGATGCGCTCGGTGCGCGAGATGGTCGAGCTGTCCTTTGCGCATGTCGGCCGCCGCATCGCCTGGCGCGGCAAGGGTGTCGAGGAGACCGGCGTCGACGAGACGAGCGGCAAGACCGTGGTGAAGATCGATCCGACCTATTTCCGTCCGACCGAGGTCGATCTCCTCGTCGGCGACGCCAGCAAGGCGCGCGAGGTGCTCGGCTGGACGCCGAAGCGCAGCTTCGCCCAGCTCGTCGAGGAGATGATGACGAGCGACCTGGCGGAGGCAAAACGGGATGCGGCCAGTGGCAAACGCACCGTTTGAGCTGAGGGGCAAGACCGTCTATGTCGCCGGCCATCGCGGCATGGTCGGAGCCGCGCTGCTGCGCCGGCTGGCGCGGGAGGACGTGCAGCTCGTCACGGTCGACCGGCGCGAGGTCGATCTCTGCAACCAGGCCGCCGTGTTCGACTGGTTCGCCAAGACGCGGCCGCAAGTGATCTTCCTCGCCGCGGCCAAGGTCGGCGGCATCGTCGCCAACGACACGCTGCGGGCCGAGTTCATCTACGACAACATCGCGATTGCCGCCAACGTGATCCAGGCCGCGCATCTCAACGGCGCCGAGAAGCTGATGTTTCTGGGCTCGTCCTGCATCTATCCGAAGCTGGCGCCGCAGCCGCTGCGCGAGGACTCGGTGCTATCAGGTCCGCTGGAGCCGACCAACGAGCCCTATGCGATTGCCAAGATCGCCGGCATCAAGATGGCGGAGGCCTATCGCAGCCAGTATGGCAGCGACTTCATCAGCGTGATGCCGACCAATCTGTACGGCCCCGGCGATAATTATCATCCTGAATTGAGCCACGTCGTCGCCGCGCTGATCCGCCGCTTCCATGAGGCAAAAGTCGCAGGCGCGAAGAGCGTCGTCGTGTGGGGCACCGGCACGCCCCGGCGCGAGTTCCTCTATGTCGACGACATGGCGGATGCCTGCGTGCACCTGATGAAGACCTATTCGAGCGCGGAGCTGGTCAACATCGGCACCGGCGAGGACATCACCATCGCCGAGTTCGCGCGCGTCGTGGCCGCCATCGTCGGCTACGGCGGCGAAATCAGTTTCGACACCTCGCGTCCCGACGGAACGCCGCGCAAGCTGCTCGACGTCAGCCGTCTCGCAAAGCTCGGCTGGCGCGCGACGACCTCGCTCGAGGACGGCGTGAGGCGTGCATACGAGGCGTATCTGTCGCATACGTAGAATGCAACCAATGCATGTCGCGTATTTCAGGAGATGACCGCAACGCCTGTCACGCGCGGCGGTTAAGGTTTATTCGGTTCGCGAAGCAACCTGCCCTAATGTTGGGCGTGCGGCCGGATACAGAAATGGTCTAGGGTGTTCAGTGGAACATCCGTCTTCAACGGAAAGAGTTTTTCATGCGAATCGCGATGATCGGAACGGGCTATGTGGGACTGGTGTCCGGAGCCTGCTTTGCGGATTTCGGTCACGACGTCACCTGCGTCGACAAGGACGAGAAGAAGATCGCGGCGCTTCATCGCGGCGAGATTCCGATCTACGAGCCCGGCCTCGACGAGCTGGTCGCCACCAATGTGAAGGCCAAGCGGCTCGACTTCACCACCGATTTGTCGAAGCCGGTCGCGGACGCCGATGCCGTCTTCATCGCGGTCGGCACGCCCTCGCGCCGCGGCGACGGTCACGCCGATCTGTCCTATGTCTACGCCGCCGCGCGCGAGATCGCGCAGTCGCTATTGGGCTTCACCGTCGTCGTGACCAAGTCCACCGTCCCGGTCGGCACCGGCGACGAGGTCGAGCGTATCATCCGCGAGACCAACCCTTCGGCCGACGTCGTCGTCGCCTCCAACCCCGAATTCCTGCGCGAGGGCGCGGCGATCCGCGACTTCAAGTATCCCGACCGCGTCGTCGTCGGCACCTCCGACGAGCGCGGCCGCAAGGTGATGGGCGACGTCTATCGTCCGCTGTCGCTGAACCAGGCCCCGCTGATGTTCACGGCGCGCCGCACCGCCGAGATGATCAAATACGCCGCGAACGCGTTCCTCGCGACCAAGATCACCTTCATCAACGAGATCGCCGATCTCTCGGAAAAGGTCGGCGCCAACGTGCAGGAGGTCGCGCGCGGCATCGGCCTCGACAACCGCATCGGCACCAAGTTCCTGCACGCGGGTCCGGGCTTCGGCGGCTCCTGCTTCCCGAAGGACACCAAGGCGCTGATCAAGATCGCGCAGGACTATGACGTGAGCTTGCGCATCGTCGAATCCGTGCTGGCCGTCAACGAGAACCGCAAGCGCGCGATGGCGCGCAAGGTCAGCCAGGCGCTCGGCGGTAGCTTGCGCGGCAAGACCATCGCCGTGCTCGGCCTCACCTTCAAGCCCGACACCGACGATATGCGCGATGCGCCGTCGATCCCGCTCGTCACCGGCCTGATCGACATGGGCGCGACGGTCAAGGCCTTCGATCCCGTCGGCATGGAGCAGGCCAAGGGCGAGCTGCCGAACATCACCTATTGCGAGGACGCCTATTCCTGCACGCAAGGCGCCGATGCGCTCGTCATCGTCACCGAATGGGTGCAGTTCCGCGCGCTCGATCTCGGCCGGCTGAAGGCGACCATGACCCAGCCCGTCGTCGTCGATCTCCGCAACATCTACCCGCCCGAAGAGATGCAAGCCGCCGGCTTCACCTACGAGAGCATCGGGCGATCGTCCCAGGCCTAAGCTGGTCGTTTGAAGTTCGGGTTCGCCCGCCTCATCCTGGGGCGGGCGAAATCGTTTCTGATGCGATATGATCCGGTCGCATCAGGTCGCCGCGTTTGGCCTCGTTGCCGCGATGGAGATTGTCATGACCGACGACACGCACACGATCCGCAGTGGCGGGCTCACCGCGACCATCAAGGCACACGGCGCCGAGCTGTGCTCGTTGAAGAACGGCAGCGGTGTCGAATTTGTCTGGCAGGCGGGGCCGGCCTGGCCACGCCACGCGCCGCTGCTGTTTCCGATCGTCGGGCGTCTCGCCAATGACGAAATGCGGCACCGAGGCAAGACCTACCGGATGACCCAGCACGGTTTTGCGCGCGACAGCCGGTTCGCGTGGGTAGAGCGCGGCGAGAACCGTTGCACCCTGGCGCTCGAAGACAGCGAGACAACGCGCGCGCTCTATCCGTTCGCATTTCGCCTGACGGCCACCTATGCGATCGACGACGCCGGTCTCGATCTCTCGCTCACGGTCGTGAACACCGGCAAGGAGACATTGCCGGTGTCGCTCGGTGGCCATCCCGCCTTCAACTGGCCGCTTCAGCCTGGAATGTCGAAGGAGAGCTACGCGCTGACGTTCACGAACGAGGAGCCGTCTCCGGTTCGCCGTGTCGAGGGCGGACTCCTGCTCGCGGCAACGGATCCGAGCCCCGTCAGAGGCACCGTGCTTCCTTTGTCGGAATCCCTGTTCACCAATGACGCCGTCATCCTCGACCCCGTCAACAGCCATGCGGTCCGCTATGCGGCCGGGCAGGGGGCCGGGCCCTGGCTCAAAATGTCATGGCGCGGCTTTCGCGAGCTCGGCGTCTGGTCGAAACCGACAGGCGCGCCGTTCCTCTGCATCGAGCCCTGGCGCGGCTATGCCAGTCCCGTCGGTTTCGAAGGCAAGTTCAGCGACAAGCCGGGTCTGATGCACATCGCGGCCGGCGCGAACGAAGAACTGTCGTACCGGATCGAGGTCGGGTCGTCCTGAGGCAGGCCTTCGCGTGCCTGTGGCTCTCAGACCTCGATCCGCGTGAGGTCCTCGCCGAGCACGACAGGACCTGCGTAGTCTCGGCGGACGTCCTCGAGAAGTGCGTTCAGCATGGCATCGTCGGTGCGCGGACGGTGATGGGTCAGCGCAAGCTTCTTGACGCCGGCCTTGGCGGCGATCTTGCCGACCGTATCTCCGCAGGCGATCGTGTATTTCGCGAGCCGGCGAAGATGGTCGTTGTTGATTTCAGGCGTTGTGAGAAAGCAGCACTGCACCAGTAGGTCGGCTCCTTCAGCCAGCCGCTCGAGACCGGGGCAGGGCACCGTGTCGCCGGAGATCGCTATGACCTTGCCCTCGGCTTCGAAGCGAAAGCCGAGACACATCCAGCGCGCGAGAAACGCCGGCGACATGTCGAGACCGTCGCCATGTGAGACGAGCTCGGCGCTGATCTTCCAGCGACCGGTGTCGAGGATGGGGCCGGGAATGATGTCCGTCGCGACGACCGGCTTCCAGCCGCCAAAGGTCGGCTCGCCCTGATCCCGCCAGGCGATGTCCTTGTCGTAGACCTGTGTGATCAGCGTGTTGACGAGCCGTTCGGTATCGGGCGGACCGTAGATGCGCAGATCGTCCTTGCGTCCATGCATCCACGAATTCAACATCACGTCGTAGAGGTCGCCGATGTGGTCGAAGTGGTGATGGGTGAGAAAGACCGTGTCGATGGCGCCGAGCGGCTCGTCGGCTTTGTGGAGCTGCACCATGACGCCGCGGCCCGCGTCGAACAGGATATTCTCCTCGCCGAGCCTGATCAGCGTGGTCGTCGCCATGCGGCGCGGGTCCGGGCGTGGGCCGCCGGTGCCGAGCAGTATGACTTCCATGGCGCCTACTCCAGCGTGAAGCCGGTCGACCTGATCACGCCGCCCCGGCGTGTCTGAGGATCTTTCGTTGCGTACTTTAGATTCGAGCGCGTCAGCTAGACAAGTCGCGCGTCAGTGCAGACCGGCCGCAGTGGCGGCGATGGTCGGTCGGATCGTCGAGCGGCCCGATCCCGCGGACGTCAGGCGATGCGCAAACTCCTGCGCGCGCCGTTCGACCAGATGCCAGGTCGCGCGTGCGACGAGATAGCTGAGCGCGGCGGTGACGGCATAGGCGATCAGCAGCGAGACCAGTCCGTCCGTAAGCGGCCAGATCTGGCGCAGGCCGTAGATCACCGCGAAGTGCGACAGGTACATCGAATAGGAGTTGCGGCCGATCGCCTCGATCGGCCGGCAGCGGATCGCGAGGCGGATGCAACCTGCAACCAGCGCGCCGAGCACGAGGTTGATCATCAGGTAGTTGAATTCATGCGAGCCGGTCGCGCGGTCGGCGATGAAGGACAGTACGATGAAGGCGGCGAAGATCGCTGCGTCCGACTTCGCAAAGCCGTCGCGCAGCGAGAAGAACAGCGCGCATCCCACGAGGAAGACCGGCAGCTGGTTCAGGAAGCTGATGTGCAATGCGTTCCACACGAACGCTTCGTGGCCCGGACCATAATAGGCCGAGAACAGTGCGAAGGCCCACGGCTTGAACAGGCAGACATTGAAGAGATGCAGCGCGATCGCGAGCGCAAGATAGAGGCGGCGGCGAGATCCGAAGGCCGTGATCACGAAGGGGAAGGCGAGATAGAACGTCATTTCCGCCGCAATCGACCAGTCGCCCGGCACGACGCTGTTGACGCTGTCCGGCCAGAAGCCGTGCAGGAACGTCGCGGTCAGGATCACCTGGAGCGGCCC includes the following:
- a CDS encoding NAD-dependent epimerase, with amino-acid sequence MTTLRPVIVTGAAGFIGMHVCERLLARGEQVVGIDAITPYYDPALKRARLATLEHHPGFKFHKIDLADFAAVTRVFDEVSPDRVVHLAAQPGVRASIDDPITSIRANCDGFVTVLEAGRRHGLAHLVYASSSSVYGANRTLPYSTEHSVNHPVSLYAASKKANELMAHTFAHVHKLPVTGLRFFTVYGPWGRPDMAAYLFTRAIFANEPIRIFNKGDMWRDFTYVDDIVEGVIRTLDRPAAPNLAWNAERPENSSSYAPYRVYNIGNNRSVNLMEFVETLEKIIGKPAIRQLLPMQAGDVLETRADISALQRDVGFSPSTSIADGLGRFVEWYRKYHGV
- the gmd gene encoding GDP-mannose 4,6-dehydratase, giving the protein MAERIALITGVTGQDGAYLAEYLLSLGYVVHGVKRRSSSFNTARVDHLYQDPHVGNVPFLMHYGDMTDSTNLIRLVQQIRPTEIYNLAAQSHVAVSFESPEYTANADAIGVLRLLEAVRILGMEKETRFYQASTSELYGLVQEIPQKETTPFYPRSPYGVAKLYGYWITVNYREAYGMFASNGILFNHESPIRGETFVTRKITRGVARIEVGLEQTLYLGNLEAKRDWGHARDYVEGMHRILQADKPDDFVLATGEMRSVREMVELSFAHVGRRIAWRGKGVEETGVDETSGKTVVKIDPTYFRPTEVDLLVGDASKAREVLGWTPKRSFAQLVEEMMTSDLAEAKRDAASGKRTV
- the fcl gene encoding GDP-L-fucose synthase, coding for MANAPFELRGKTVYVAGHRGMVGAALLRRLAREDVQLVTVDRREVDLCNQAAVFDWFAKTRPQVIFLAAAKVGGIVANDTLRAEFIYDNIAIAANVIQAAHLNGAEKLMFLGSSCIYPKLAPQPLREDSVLSGPLEPTNEPYAIAKIAGIKMAEAYRSQYGSDFISVMPTNLYGPGDNYHPELSHVVAALIRRFHEAKVAGAKSVVVWGTGTPRREFLYVDDMADACVHLMKTYSSAELVNIGTGEDITIAEFARVVAAIVGYGGEISFDTSRPDGTPRKLLDVSRLAKLGWRATTSLEDGVRRAYEAYLSHT
- a CDS encoding UDP-glucose dehydrogenase family protein — its product is MRIAMIGTGYVGLVSGACFADFGHDVTCVDKDEKKIAALHRGEIPIYEPGLDELVATNVKAKRLDFTTDLSKPVADADAVFIAVGTPSRRGDGHADLSYVYAAAREIAQSLLGFTVVVTKSTVPVGTGDEVERIIRETNPSADVVVASNPEFLREGAAIRDFKYPDRVVVGTSDERGRKVMGDVYRPLSLNQAPLMFTARRTAEMIKYAANAFLATKITFINEIADLSEKVGANVQEVARGIGLDNRIGTKFLHAGPGFGGSCFPKDTKALIKIAQDYDVSLRIVESVLAVNENRKRAMARKVSQALGGSLRGKTIAVLGLTFKPDTDDMRDAPSIPLVTGLIDMGATVKAFDPVGMEQAKGELPNITYCEDAYSCTQGADALVIVTEWVQFRALDLGRLKATMTQPVVVDLRNIYPPEEMQAAGFTYESIGRSSQA
- a CDS encoding aldose 1-epimerase family protein; this encodes MTDDTHTIRSGGLTATIKAHGAELCSLKNGSGVEFVWQAGPAWPRHAPLLFPIVGRLANDEMRHRGKTYRMTQHGFARDSRFAWVERGENRCTLALEDSETTRALYPFAFRLTATYAIDDAGLDLSLTVVNTGKETLPVSLGGHPAFNWPLQPGMSKESYALTFTNEEPSPVRRVEGGLLLAATDPSPVRGTVLPLSESLFTNDAVILDPVNSHAVRYAAGQGAGPWLKMSWRGFRELGVWSKPTGAPFLCIEPWRGYASPVGFEGKFSDKPGLMHIAAGANEELSYRIEVGSS
- a CDS encoding MBL fold metallo-hydrolase — translated: MEVILLGTGGPRPDPRRMATTTLIRLGEENILFDAGRGVMVQLHKADEPLGAIDTVFLTHHHFDHIGDLYDVMLNSWMHGRKDDLRIYGPPDTERLVNTLITQVYDKDIAWRDQGEPTFGGWKPVVATDIIPGPILDTGRWKISAELVSHGDGLDMSPAFLARWMCLGFRFEAEGKVIAISGDTVPCPGLERLAEGADLLVQCCFLTTPEINNDHLRRLAKYTIACGDTVGKIAAKAGVKKLALTHHRPRTDDAMLNALLEDVRRDYAGPVVLGEDLTRIEV
- a CDS encoding acyltransferase family protein; translated protein: MQGQARLAAERTAQGATPFGRSHTLDVLRGLAIVGVMAIHVSQSFPSKIHAVDFDFMCGWTGVNVFYFVSAMTMCLMWTQRTETDPTRKFYIRRFLRIAPLFWLAIPVYLAVNGTGPSYNAPNGVGPLQVILTATFLHGFWPDSVNSVVPGDWSIAAEMTFYLAFPFVITAFGSRRRLYLALAIALHLFNVCLFKPWAFALFSAYYGPGHEAFVWNALHISFLNQLPVFLVGCALFFSLRDGFAKSDAAIFAAFIVLSFIADRATGSHEFNYLMINLVLGALVAGCIRLAIRCRPIEAIGRNSYSMYLSHFAVIYGLRQIWPLTDGLVSLLIAYAVTAALSYLVARATWHLVERRAQEFAHRLTSAGSGRSTIRPTIAATAAGLH